In Cotesia glomerata isolate CgM1 linkage group LG1, MPM_Cglom_v2.3, whole genome shotgun sequence, one genomic interval encodes:
- the LOC123273973 gene encoding DNA repair protein RAD51 homolog A-like, with product MTATASKSKALHVQEEEEIDDENAQAKLISCLEGNGITAGDIAKLKEAGYYTVEEIAFTPKKNLLTIKGISEAKADKILQEASKLMVMGFKSATEIHQIRSNILYISTGSTELDRLLGGGIETGSITEIFGEFRTGKTQLAHTLAVNCQLPVDMGGAEGKCLYIDTEGTFRTSRLIAVAEKFKIAPENVLDNVACARAYNTDHQTQLLVMASAMMTESVVTVLLPFSFIQ from the exons ATGACTGCTACTGCTTCTAAATCTAAAGCATTACATGTTCAAGAAGAGGAGGAGATTGATGATGAGAATGCTCaagctaaattaatttcatgtTTGGAG ggTAATGGAATTACTGCTGGTGACATTGCTAAGCTGAAAGAAGCTGGCTATTATACAGTTGAAGAAATTGCATTCACGCCAAAGAAGAACTTATTAACCATAAAAGGTATCAGCGAGGCCAAAGCTGATAAAATCCTTCAAGAAGCATCCAAATTAATGGTTATGGGATTCAAAAGTGCCACTGAAATTCATCAAATCCGATCAAATATTCTTTACATCTCAACTGGATCAACCGAGCTTGATAGATTGCTTGGAGGAGGCATTGAAACTGGCTCCATAACTGAAATATTTGGAGAATTCCGTACTGGTAAAACTCAACTGGCTCACACATTAGCAGTCAATTGTCAATTACCCGTAGATATGGGTGGTGCAGAAGGCAAGTGTCTATATATTGATACCGAGGGAACCTTCAGAACATCTCGTCTGATAGCAGTTgctgaaaaattcaaaatagcACCAGAAAATGTCCTCGACAACGTAGCTTGCGCTAGAGCTTACAATACCGATCATCAGACTCAACTATTGGTGATGGCTAGTGCTATGATGACTGAGTC CGTAGTGACGGTACTGCTGCCTTTTTCTTTTATCcagtga